The following proteins come from a genomic window of Geminicoccaceae bacterium SCSIO 64248:
- a CDS encoding Gfo/Idh/MocA family oxidoreductase: MPNVAVLGCGYWGKNLVRNFHRLGVLGAIADPVPERLREAARRHDVPGLPVDTILASPEYDAVVLAVPAEQHAEVALRALEAGKHVFVEKPLALTVADGERIAAAARQAGRVVMVGHLLQYHPAFVKLKALCADGALGRLQYICSHRLNLGKFRQEENVFWSLAPHDLSMILGLAGAEPEAVEAVGHCYLHKHIADVTTTHLAFANGINAHVFVSWLHPFKEQKLVVVGDAGMAVFDDNRPWDQKLEIYRHKVVWRGGTPQPDRAAAEPVPLDEAEPLALECRHFLDCVRDGRTPTTDIREGLAVLRVLASAEAALVRQAPRRAQARPQPGWTAHETAWIDDNVAIGAGTRIWHFSHLLGGSTVGRNCVIGQNVAIGPDARIGDRCKIQNNVSVYKGVELEDDVFLGPSCVFTNVHTPRAAIERKAEFRRTHVRRGATIGANATIVCGNELGPYCFVAAGAVVTKPVPAFALVAGNPARRIGWVGHAGERLDPDLVCPRTGRRYALDANGALVDAVAEFALAEAP, translated from the coding sequence ATGCCGAACGTCGCCGTGCTGGGTTGCGGCTATTGGGGCAAGAACCTCGTCCGCAACTTCCATCGCCTGGGCGTCCTGGGCGCCATCGCCGATCCTGTGCCCGAGCGCTTGCGGGAGGCGGCGCGACGCCACGACGTGCCCGGCCTTCCGGTCGACACGATCCTGGCCTCGCCGGAATACGACGCCGTGGTCCTTGCGGTCCCGGCCGAGCAGCATGCGGAGGTCGCACTGCGGGCGCTCGAAGCCGGCAAGCACGTGTTCGTCGAGAAGCCGCTGGCGCTGACCGTGGCGGACGGCGAGCGCATCGCCGCCGCGGCGAGGCAGGCCGGGCGCGTCGTCATGGTCGGCCATCTCCTGCAATACCATCCTGCCTTCGTGAAGCTGAAGGCGCTGTGCGCCGACGGCGCGCTCGGCCGGCTGCAATATATCTGCTCGCACCGGCTCAATCTCGGCAAGTTCCGCCAGGAGGAGAACGTCTTCTGGAGCCTGGCGCCGCATGATCTGTCGATGATCCTGGGCTTGGCCGGCGCCGAGCCCGAGGCGGTCGAAGCGGTCGGCCATTGCTACCTGCACAAGCACATCGCCGACGTCACCACCACCCATCTCGCCTTCGCCAACGGCATCAATGCCCACGTCTTCGTTTCCTGGCTGCATCCGTTCAAGGAGCAGAAGCTCGTCGTGGTCGGCGATGCCGGGATGGCGGTCTTCGACGACAACCGGCCGTGGGACCAGAAACTGGAGATCTACCGTCACAAGGTGGTCTGGCGGGGCGGGACGCCTCAACCGGACCGCGCGGCGGCGGAGCCGGTGCCGCTCGACGAAGCCGAACCCCTGGCGCTGGAGTGCCGGCATTTCCTCGATTGCGTGCGGGACGGCCGCACGCCCACGACCGACATCAGGGAGGGCCTGGCCGTGCTGCGCGTGCTCGCCTCGGCCGAGGCGGCGTTGGTCCGCCAAGCGCCGCGTCGGGCCCAAGCGCGGCCTCAGCCCGGATGGACGGCGCACGAGACCGCCTGGATCGACGACAATGTCGCGATCGGGGCCGGCACGCGGATCTGGCATTTCAGTCATCTCCTCGGCGGCTCGACCGTCGGGCGGAACTGCGTGATCGGACAGAACGTCGCGATCGGTCCCGACGCCCGGATCGGCGACCGCTGCAAGATCCAGAACAATGTCAGTGTCTACAAAGGTGTCGAGCTGGAGGACGACGTGTTTCTCGGCCCGTCCTGCGTCTTCACCAACGTGCACACGCCGCGCGCCGCGATCGAGCGCAAAGCCGAGTTCCGGCGCACCCATGTGCGTCGAGGCGCCACGATCGGCGCCAACGCCACGATCGTCTGCGGCAACGAGCTCGGCCCCTACTGCTTCGTCGCCGCGGGCGCCGTCGTGACCAAGCCGGTGCCTGCCTTCGCCCTGGTCGCCGGCAACCC